The stretch of DNA CTTTGTCATGGATGTTACACCCcacattatggatgttacattctTTGTTATTGATGTTACACCCtacattatggatgttacaccCTTCGTTATGGATGTTACACCCCCCGTTATGGATGTTACACTCTTTGTCATGGATGTTACACCCcacattatggatgttacattctTTGTTATTGATGTTACACCCtacattatggatgttacaccCTTCGTTATGGATGTTACACCCTCCGTTATGGATGTTACACCCTCCGTTATGGATGTTACACCCCacattatggatgttacaccCTCCGTTATGGATGTTACACCCTCCGTTATGGATGTTACACTCTTTGTCATGGATGTTACACCCtacattatggatgttacattctTTGTTATGGATGTTACACCCtacattatggatgttacacTCTTTGTTATGAATGTTACACCCTCCGTTATGGATGTTACACCCtacattatggatgttacaccCTCCGTTATGGATGTTACACCCCCCGTTATGGATTTTACACCCTCCGTTATGGATGTTACACCCTCAGTTATGGATGTTACACTCTTTGTTATGAATGTTACACCCtacattatggatgttacattctTTGTTATGGATGTTACACCCtacattatggatgttacaccctacattatggatgttacacTCTTTGTTATGAATGTTACACCCtacattatggatgttacattctTTGTTATTGATGTTACACCCtacattatggatgttacacTCTTTGATATGGATATTACACCCtacattatggatgttacaccCTCCGTTATGGATGTTACACTCTTTGTTATGGGATGTTACACCCTACATTATGGAAGTTACAGAGTCTGAAATGGCCATTCAAATCTTAAAGATTTCTTGCTAAAAATCTATCGTAACTCATTTGTTGTCATTTGGAATGTTTTAAAATATTAGCAGAAGGCATTGATAGCATAATTACAGGTAGCCTGAATAGTATACAAGGCCTGGCATCACACCCTAGATGTAACCTTTACAAATATAaccattttatttttgtattaacATTtttctgaaatatatatattttttaaatgcaaatGAGACAGTATACCGCCACTCCAGTACTATTCACAGATAGTTGATaaactctttccatctctctatctaaaACAAACTGCCATGTATAATAAATGCATTTCAGCATATATTTTCTAAGTTCCCTttcagaaataaaaacaacacagACCAGCATAGGGCTGGTTTTGCTGGTGACCAGTCTTTGTTATATTTTGGACGCTTTGATGCTGGTGATGTTGGTATGCTGGTGACAGGCCAGCCAGcataaccagctagaccatgTTGGTCAGACCAGCTTGACCAGTATTAGACCAGCACTGTCCAGCATGGACCAGCATAGACCAGCATAGACCAGTATGGACCAGCATAGACCAGTATGGAACAGCAAAAAAGATCATAGACCAGCAAAAATGTCAAGCTGGTCTATGCTCTTTTTTCAGCAGGCCTAATCTTAGCTCAAACACATCAGTTTCAAGGTATCAACAATTGCTCCTATTAAAATCGGAAGAATACTTATCAGAAACAAGCACACAAAACGTGGTGAATGCACAAGATTCTGAGGCTAAGAATTGATACGTCAATATCCATAACATCCACAACTATTACGGATGTTACGCATATCATAACGCTGACAATGAAAAGAGATTATAACATTTTTAGACCATATtgaaccttgatgaaagttaaaTTGCCTATCCCAGTCACCCCCTGATCTTTACAAGGTTGTAGAACACACAAACAAAACCCAAGATGCTTCAGTTTGATCTGCATTGCTTCATGAACATCTCAACTTCAATAACTAACACTGGGAGACAGCTGTGAGTTGGGAAAAAAAACAAGCTCTGTGAGCCCTTTCTAAAAGCCATGAAATATGAAAAGCCTTATTTGAGACTTGGCCTCGTACTCTGTAATGGTCAAAAGCCTGAACTCCAACATGTAGCCCTCCGTGAATTCAtttggaaatgacaaactttattTGTTCATGCTTCAGGTTGACTTTTCCACAGACTCACTATTATGGACGCGCATGATTAAATTACAGATCGGATCACATACAGTAGGTACGCATTTGCTTGGTAGTGTGGTTGTACACAACTAGAGATCGATTTGAAAGTGATCTCTGGGACAGGTTTCAATAAAGCAAGTTATCCAATGCGTGTAACATCCTGATAGAATGTGTGCTGTCCTCAGGGAAAGTGGCATCTGTCCATATACATAATGCAGTCTGTCAGTATATCTGTCAAGTGTCCTGAGCAGCAACAGACACAGGCCCAGCCCCAGGCCCCAGTCTTAGCTCAGGCCTAGCCCTTGCTTTACCTCTCTACCCTGTGCCATCTTCCCTTCTGCGCGTTATCAGGTAGTCTTAGACCAGTGACTGGATAGACTACAGACTGTTTACTGCCAGCAGTGGCAGAATTACCATTATGCAAAAAAGGCAAGTGCCTGGGGCCTCACGACACCAGGGGTCCCAcctaaaaagaaaaaaaaggtaCGAAAAAAATCAACAACATTTCTCTGTTATCTTGCCTTCCTCTTCCACTCAAGGCTTATACTGGGCTGGGCCTCAAATTCTGAGAATTGATTCGGGCAGGGCGGGTTTCGTGCTTGTGTGCATACCTTTTACTACTGCTCTCTCTCAACAGAAGCTGCAGCCAGCCACTGGCGGTGCCAGGATTCCAATATGGGCTGCGCCAGAGAAATGTGTGGCCATGATGAAACGTATTTTTCTGTCATTCGGGAGAATGATGATCCACTAGACCAGACAGGCAGCGCATCTCAGTGTCAGGAGAAGCCAATAATTCCAATGGCATCTGTTAATGCCAATACATCCTAACAAAATACACCATATGACTGCCCTGTTAATGTGCCTTGCTGGACCTTGTGAACTTTCGAAAGTAGACCCGTAGGGCTAACTGATCCACATGCTTTCCTAATGAGGCATAGGCTCGATGTGGTTATTTTGGAATTAAACATAAACATGAAGTTATTATCCGAGACATAGTGCCACCTGCTGGGGAAATGTGTCCTTCCTGTAAGGTCCATATCTATCCCCCTGAGTGCTAACCTATGGAAGCACATTCGTGCCACCAAAACGTCAAGATAGTAGACCGTACTTACAGGTTATGTAGCGTATGCTTCTTCATTTGTAACATTGTGTGGGGATTTCAGAAGTAGTATCcaagagtggtggtggggggggggggggggggggggggagaatagtTTCCCTGGGGaccagagtttttcctgatctggTAGGCTAACGTAACCAGGTAAAACTCCAGACCCTAGTTGTAGGGTATGACAGTAATAAATCTGCTTTATTTTTTTTCTAATCAGGTTATAtggtttaaaaaaacaactgTGATTGGACAATAGAATTTACAGGGCTGAGATGGTTGTATGCAGGGTTGCATCGGGTAGGCCTTTGGATCTGTAATTAAAAAGATACTCATATAGTGAGTCATCACTATTGTGTTGATTGATTCATTCCAGTCAATAATTCTGGATTAAAAAGGTCTTGGTAGCCAAGCCACCTGAAGTGTGAATATAAACCCCATTTGATCACATTACattttctcagaacaaaaataaaTGGGCCTATAACTTAGTCCATAAAAACATGACATGATGTTACCCCTGGCCCAGATGGGATCAGAGTTAACAGGCTACCTGCAGCTGTCGTTGTTATCAGTAGGCTACAGACTGAAGCACAGATTAGGCCTAATTGTGCATGAGTTGACCATTTGTTGTCGCGCCAAGATGAAGTTAGTCATGTGTTTGTCTAAATTAAAATAAGGAATGCTGTAACAGACGCCTCGTCTACCATCACTTGTTGtaaacaggtagcctagcggttaagtgtTGGCTACTAACCTATTGAAATCATAGaaagagcatgttgtgtctccAACCGATGAcaggcacaacacaaaaacctcagATGATGTAAAAGAGGGTCTAAGCGGCAATATATACAAATATGAAAAATATCGGAGTTTACGAGATTTTAGATAATTGACATTTAAtgttaaaaaaaaagacattgtactttataattatatatattttttaaataaaattgattgttttttacaaattATATCAATCCAAACCATTTATCTTTTCCACTgacgaagacatggatgtctcatggtatggtggggtatgcaaaatagATACAAtttgagcacctttatctcttgaacgttttggcattcaggtccaaaaagtcccTTTCTGGCCACTTCTACAATGAAAGGTTTCGTTCAAATCAAAGAGGTGCTGTCAAAAAgagaatttaaatggatttttagtTTGGTTTGTTTCACGTTTTCCACCTTGGTGCTAACAggtaattaattatcaggtaaCACCTCTTTACTATTTGTTCAATGCTATTTCCTTGCTTCTGTGGTTATAAGACACAACTGGTAAGACTTGTTGTGATGCATTCCCTTGACCCAAGACTCATCTTTTATGTATTGTTTTATaaacttaataataataatccctgTTGGTATATCATAAAGCATTGTTGCAAAATGCAGGCCTATCAGGCAACATCTCCTCGCAAATTTGTCAGAAGCAGAAATATGCAAATGATGTCAGAGAAATGTACAATTAGGAATCTGATTCTTGGATATGGATATCTGGTGCGTTTAATCTCAGATGTGTCAGATGGAGGTCAGGATGTCCTTAACTCAGAGAGTGGGCCCGGAGAGAAGCGTGGAGCTGAGGAGTCTCCTTGGAGCTCAGACAACTTCTCCCTGGAGGTCACGAGCTGTCTTGACCTTTAATAATCCCAATGGTAGTTCACTACTACTACAGATGTAAAAAATACACATAACAAGAAGAAACAATATCCTCACGTAAAGGTATAATGTCAAAAACTGTTGTGTATGATATTGAGGATATGATTGCTGTCTGTCTTCAGATATGAAGTGGTTTGTCACTGAGAGCAAGAGCAACAAGAGTTTCCAGAAGAAGGATTTGATTGCTGGAGAGGGTTCAGAGTGTGAGAGTGGAGAATTGGTTGTTGTTTCTCCAGATTTTAATTACAGtacaggtactgtactgtatcatgcCTGAAAGTGCTTAGTGAAAATAAATCGTCAGGTGATGTTTAAATTCCGTTTTCAGATTGGAATTTTATTTCTTGCTTTGCAGTTCAACAATAACCAGGACATATTAGGTCATTATAATTGGTCGTATGTACATGAATAATACATTATAGATAAACATATGTCTGTAACAATGATTTGTACACACAGATACTGATACAATTGATTTTGTCACCTCTTCTTGTGAGGGTGAGTGTGATGACACATTTGGTCACTAGAGGGCAGGGACATGTCATTTATAGAAGTCATTGCAGACAAAGTACATAGTTTGCAAGTGTCTGAGTGTGAATGAGAGTATTTGATTGTGCGAGGACTTTTTGAAAAATGTCATTCACTTATATTATGAACTATTGTATGTACAATATGAGGTCACATGGTCAGACAGAAACAAAGTCTACAAATCCAGTGGGCAAATTACACTACATTCTGATAAACAGTTAACAGTAATGTCTCATGGTGTGAATGTCACATGCCATATAATAGCAGCACAGGTGAGTGTATCCTGGCAGCACATGTGAATGTGGGGGTTGTTGGGTTGATGTGAGCTAATAATTGTCAAACAGTAGGTCAGTTATTTCTACTGCGTCACAGATTGGGCTGTCGGCTGTGGCAGGAAACAGTTATGTTAATCTGAGGACCATAGGAAGATGTCACGACACCAAAAGGTTTAGAAACCACTGACGTGAGGGAACCTATGCCCAGTGGAACTACATCAACTGGCTGTTGATGCAGGGGTACATTATTTAAAGGTGGACAGGTATCCCATATGGGGCCGGGATGCCTGGATGACACATCCAGATGTCCTTGTATCCCCTCCGCCAACCTCCTGGAAGCCATCCAACATACTGTAGCTCTGACTGGACATTCTGTACCTTTTAGGGATGAACACACATATACATTCAAGTAAATCCATCCAGGTTAGTCACTAATTCACCACAAGTGGGTCTGCAACAGAGAGGATCACCAAAACATTTAACTGCCTATGTCTCCATCAGTTAGCTAGGAAATGATCAGCACGGACACAGCTATTTAGACAGTTAATATTGACTCGGCTATGTTCTCTTTATCTTCTTGGTATGGGTTTGTTCTCCTTTGTTTTATAAGCAGGTGGTAGATAACATATCAGCCATTTTATATCATACTGTACTAGCTCCTGCACAACTGTCCCTCATTCACCTTTATAAAGTGTCCTGCATGTGTTACCTAGTCCCTATCCAGTGTGTATTGTATTTTACCAGGTCTGGTCAGCAATGTTGCTGCCATTGCTCTTCTGAGAGGTGAGGCTCTTTCCCTCTGGCTAATTGTCTTTAGGGAGGGTGTCTGTGTGGCCATTGGTCAGATCAGTGTCTCTGTGTTCGCTAGAGAGGGGCACTTGTTTCTGCAAGGACACGCAGATAGTTGTGGATATGTGTCTCCACCGCGGCCCCCTGCAGCACAGCAGCTCCCCATAGGCTCTGCGGAAGTCCCTATTCAAGGCCGGGTACAGGATGGGGTTGACAACGGAGTTAAAGTAGCCCAGCCACAGCACCACAGAGTGGGCAGTAGTAGGGGGGTTAGTCTCTGCCCCGATGCCCATGCAGGTAAAGAAGGTGTAATAGGGGAACCAGCAGATAATGAAGGCCCCCAGGACTGCTGCTAGAGTCACTGTGGCCTTGTGCTCCCGCGCTGTGGCCGCCACTGATGCTGTGGGGGCAAATGAGGGTGTGGCAGCTCGGATACGCCGTCCCTGAATGGATGGATAAAGACAGGTTAAAGAGAAAGAGGGTCAGCAGATGGATGACTGAAAGGATGACATTAATAAATGGATGGAACTATAATAGCTACTACTAATTATTCCAGTACTACTATTGCTGCTCCAGCCATAattactgttatcactactaccacTGATGATACTACCACACAACAAATAAATATAAGGAATAAAATGAACCTGTTTGCGTGCTATCTGAAAGATGCAGTGGTACATCCCGCACATGACCAGTAGTGGGAGGTAGAAGGTGCCAAAGGCATCTAGGAGCACGTAGTTGTTATGCCACTCAAAGCGGCAGGTGCGTCCCTCCTCCACCTCGTCCCAAATGCCCCAGTCCAGGTTCTGCACCCTGAAGTCAGCCGTGTTCCAGCCCAGGTGGATGGGGAGGAAGGACATGGCCAGGGAAGTGACCCAGATGGTGGTGATGGCCAGGGCTACTCGGGGAGGGGTGACCCTGCGGGGGTAGCAGAGTGGGGCTGAGATGGCCAGGTAACGGTCCACACTGATGGCCAGCAGAGTCAGGATGGAGGCCGTACAAAACATCACATCCAGAGACACATAGATGTTACATAGGGTGCCCCCCAGGGGCCAGTGTCCACTCCGCAGCTCCAGGGTGGCAGAGAAGGGCAGCACCAGCAGGCCCAGCAACAGATCCGTCACAGCTAGTGACACAACAAAGCAGTTAGCAATGCGGCGCAGGCGGCGGCTGAGCCCCACGGCCAAACACACCAGCACGTTCCCGCCGATGGTCACCACGAtgaaggacaccagaaacagcCAACGGAGTGCCGTGGAGATCATGGCGTCCCTCCCCCTGCACTAGGTCACAAGGTCCAGCCCTGCCTCCACATCAGACCTACTGCTTCTGTCAGCTTATCTTCTCCTGCAGGCAGGACTACAGACAGGACTACTGCATAGAATCCAGCCCTCTGCTTAACAAGCTTGTTGAGGACTTGGTATAATGACAGGGTCCTGTCAATTCAGCTGTCAGTATCCATCAGATTAATGAGGGCTTCACACTGTAGGGGGATGCTGTATTGCAGCCATCTCTTTTTTAATCATTTCACAGAAGATGTCCTCTTTGAAGCTGCCCTGgtgtacaaaaaaacaaaacaatggcCATTGGGCTATGTCGATTTCAACATGATAGTGCATTAGTAGACTGATTTTAAGTGGTACGAGGTTAAGGCTGTGTTGATTTCAACACGATAGTGCATTAGTAGACTGATGTTAAAGTGGTACGAGGTTAAGGCTGTGTTGATTTCAACACGATAGTGCATTAGTAGACTGATGTTAAAGTGGTACGAGGTTAAGGCTGTGTTGATTTCAACACGATAGTGCATTAGTAGACTGATGTTAAGTGGTACGAGGTTAAGGCTGTGTTGATTTCAACACGATAGTGCATTAGTAGACTGCTGTTAAGTGGTACGAGGTtaaatatataatatttatacTTTTTATGTATGCAAATTCACGTCTCTTAGACTACAGAACTGAAACAATGGCCCTTTGGTgtctaatatacagtacatggttgAAATATCAAAGGTCCTCCTTCAGTTCATTTAATAATTGTTTTCTTTCATGATGGTAATTCAATTGCACATCATGTGAAGGAGAAATGTTAATGAATGCACTTGCCTCTGATGCAGTGTGGTGCTGTTTGTTCTGGAAGAACACAAGAACATTCCGCCAGCGTTAGCTTGAAGCTTCGCTAAAGTCTGTCTGCAGGCCTTTTGATTATGCAGCTTACATATTGGACCCAGAACCCAGGAGTCAAAGATGACCTAAAGGCCTGCTCAAAATGTGCATTTAAAATCAAACATTGAATATTAGGAAATGGCCACCAGACAAGGCATTGTTTTATAAACCATGTTGAGACATCATTAGCACTTCTTAGAAGGCCACATCACATTTGGGCTCTAACATTAGCTTGGACTTGTCCAAGGTACTGAAAATGTCCAGACTAGTGAAAATATCCATGTTCTTATGGGAATATGTTATAATTGGCTCAATGGAGACAGTCTCTTGTTTACAACCAGTGACAGTTCTGCTATTCCCACTAGCTGCCCTCCCTCTACAACTCCCTAACCCAGGTgaagtactgtagctagtgtTCCCATTACAGACAGATGAAACCTGGCCTGAACAGGGCTGATCCAATACAATCATTAAGGATGGATGACACCGACATAGGGGAGCTATGAAAGCTCCCAGTTGATGCGATTATACTGTGCTATCCAAACGCCAATCAAATTACAGAGGCATGAGGCGCTACGCAGGCAACATCCACAGCAGGCAGCCAGCCCAGTCAGCACAGGCCAAACATACAGTACTTTCCTCACTGattttacccaaatccagatagcagatgttctgaaagagctgcaaaacctggacccgtacaaatcagctgggcttgacaatctggaccctctatttctgaaactatctgccaccattgtcgcaacccctattaccagcctgttcaacctctctttcatctcgtctgagatccccaaggattggaaagctgccgcagtcatccccctcttcaaagggggagacaccctggacccaaactgttacagacctatatccatcctgccctgcctatctaaggtcttcgaaagccaagtcaa from Oncorhynchus kisutch isolate 150728-3 linkage group LG28, Okis_V2, whole genome shotgun sequence encodes:
- the hrh2b gene encoding histamine H2 receptor, which codes for MISTALRWLFLVSFIVVTIGGNVLVCLAVGLSRRLRRIANCFVVSLAVTDLLLGLLVLPFSATLELRSGHWPLGGTLCNIYVSLDVMFCTASILTLLAISVDRYLAISAPLCYPRRVTPPRVALAITTIWVTSLAMSFLPIHLGWNTADFRVQNLDWGIWDEVEEGRTCRFEWHNNYVLLDAFGTFYLPLLVMCGMYHCIFQIARKQGRRIRAATPSFAPTASVAATAREHKATVTLAAVLGAFIICWFPYYTFFTCMGIGAETNPPTTAHSVVLWLGYFNSVVNPILYPALNRDFRRAYGELLCCRGPRWRHISTTICVSLQKQVPLSSEHRDTDLTNGHTDTLPKDN